The following is a genomic window from Rhodospirillaceae bacterium.
TTTGTCTGAGTTTGTTGTTCCGTTTGAAGAGTCTTTAGACCGTCTCAAAGCCGCGACTGAGTGGCTTAAAGAGGAAGCACAAAAAGACGTCAATGCGCTTGGTGCAGCAGCGAATGATTATCTAAAGCTATTCGCACTTACGTTATATGGCTGGATGTGGCTGAAAATGGCTGAGAAGGCTCTAGATGCGCGCGCGAGTGGCGATGACTTCTACGACACTAAGTTGGCTGTCGGTCGTTACTTCATGACGCGTGTTTTACCTGGAACGTCTTCTTTGGATGCGACAATGCGGTCAGGGTCTCGTGCGATGATGGCACTTCCAGAGGCCGCGTTTTAATTAGAGAGAGACGCCTGCATGAAACGCTTCGGCGCGATTACATTTGGCGTTGTTATCTTGCTGTTGGTAGGCGTGCTAATAACGCCGTCTTTTATTGATTGGACGCCGTATCGGAAAATCTTTGAATCTCGTATCTCTGCCATCACGGGCCGTGAAGTCACTGTCGAGGGTGATTTAAGTTTTTCTTTTTTGCCCCGTCCGGCGTTAAACATGAAAGCGGTGCGTATTGGCAGTATTGATGGTGCAACAAGTTCTGATTTCGCAATTGCTGAGGTTGTAAATGTAAATCTTGCTTTTCGTCCTTTGCTTGTCGGAGGCATTCAGTTCACTTCAGTTGCGCTTGTCCGACCGCTGATTTTTGCAGAGGTGCTGCCCGATGGACGAAATACCTGGACACTCAATGCATCGTCATCTGTCTCAATTGACGGCGCGCATCTCTCCGAGAGCAAGACTTCATTTAATTTGCGCATTGATAGTTTGACAGTGATCGATGGAGAGCTGATTTATAATAATGCTACTGATGATCCAATCTACGCTGTAAGTGGATTCAATGCAGACATAACAGCTGAAAGTATCACTGGACCTTACGCCGCAAATGGTGAGGCAAGAGTTATTGGTATCGACTGGAGCTTTCAGGCCGCTGTTGGCGCGGTAAACTCAAACGGTTTGAGATCAGTTGCAGTAGACCTTGATACACCCAAAGGCAGCATCCAGTCGCGATTTTCAGGTCAGATGATGCCGAGCTCTGGAATGTCTTCTGTGAGCGGCAGGCTGGCACTCAGTGGAACAAACGTAACCGAAGGTCTTGCTTCATTTGGCATTGCTGTCGGTGATAGTTTGACGCGAGCGTTAAGTCGGCCATATGAACTCGCCGCGAAAGTTGACGTTACGGAGTCATCTGCGCGTGTGTCGAATATTGAGCTGCGCTCTGGTGAAGTTCGTTTAAGTGGTGCTGGAGAAGCAAAATGGGACGAATCTCATCATATCGAACTCTCTTTGAAGGCTTCACGTTTGGACCTCGAGTCGTGGCTGACATGTGGTCTTGATCGTATCGTTGATACACCTTTCTTTGACTTTGACGCTGCCACAACCGCGAACACATTGGCCGAGGGTGAGGTCTCTTATGTGCTTCCACGGACGCTTTCAGCACGGCTCGACTTTGGCGTAGACTTGATCGAATGGAACGATCAGGTCATGCGCAATGGCCTTATTTCTGTATCGTTGCAAGATGGCGAGCTTGCAATAAAAAATGCCAGGTTGGACTTGCCTGGTAATTCGCAACTTTCGTTTTCAGGATCTCTAAGAAACCATCAGGATGGCGTGTTCTTTGACCTCAAAGCGGTGGGGCAGAGTCGTAACGCGCGCAGTTTATTGTCGTGGCTTGAGTTTGATTTGCCCGAGGGCCTTGCCTCTTCGGGTAGAATGAATGCGCTGTCGTTTGAGAGTCAAATCATTGGTACGCCGAGCGATATTAAGCTGAAAAACATTCAAGCTGTTCTGGATACAATGCGTCTTACAGGAACGGCCAATCTTGCGCGTGCAGAACGCGTTCAGCTTGGGCTGGATATTAATGTTAATCAGCTCGACTTGGATTCTTACGCGCCTGGCTTTTCTGACCGGCTCTTCAGTAAAGCTGATAGAGCAGAAGATATTGAGCTGGTCTCAACAACTCAGCCTAAAGATAAGATATCAACACTAATTTCTACGTTTCCAATTGATGTCAGTATAACGGCGTCATTGGGTTCGGTTGTTGTCGCTGGTAAAAGTGTTGAGGGCATGTTGTTGAGCGCCAACACAACCTCAAACGGTGTTCTCGTTAAGAATTTTAGCCTGTCAAATTTCGCGGGTGCCTCTTTGCAAGGCGCGGGACTCATAAAAAGCATTTCCCCGGTTTTCAGCGTTGAAGATTTTAAAGTTCAAGCAAAAACGAATGATTTCTACCGCCTAGTGCGTGCGCTTAATGCCAACGTCCCTATTGTTCCGCTGTTGAGTGCATCTATTGATTTGCAGGGCGAGATCACGGGCACGCCATCATCCTTGTCGCTCAACGCCGAGGGAAGAGCTGGTGATTTGGTTGTCAAAGCATCCGGCACTCTTTCAGATGTTTTTTCCGGCTTTGATCAAGGTCTTTCGTTTGAGATCAAGGCCAGCGCTGATCACCCAAGTTACTCGAGTTTTCTGTCCGGTCTGAACCTGGACCGAAACGATGACTCAATCATAGCCGAGGCGAGTAGTTTGTCGGTGAACGCTGAAGGAGGAGACTCCCTCATCACGCTGAACTCACTGTTGTTAAATGTCGGCGTAAACGGCGTTGAAGGTAACGCGATTGTTGATCTGTCTGGCGTTCAGCCTCAGGTGACAGGCTCATTACATGTATTAGACCTAAACGTTGACGATGTGATTCCAAAAGATTCTACAGCGCGCTTGATGCGATCCAGTTTGGCTCGTGGCATAAGTAACTCGGGTGATGTTTCTGGGCGGTGGTCATCCGCACCTATTGATCTATCCTTGATATCTAAGTTTGATGGCTCACTAAATCTCACCGCAAAGAGTCTGAGCGGCTGGGGAGTTTTGATTGAAAATCTGGAGGCTCCCATCACGCTTCAAGACAGTACGCTCTCGATCACAAAATGGTCTGGTGATCTTTTCGGTGGGCCTTCAAATGGCGATTTGACCATTACAGTGGGTGAAACACATCAGATTCAAACGCGTTTGGATGTTGTTGATGCAGAGTTAAATCAGAACACTGATGACTCGGCTTCATCTGGGTCTATGAGCTTTAGTGGTAAGTTCTCTTCTTCGGGTCAGAGCCAACAAGAATTGGTTTCGAATCTCTCAGGCGGTGGCGTTTTGACGATGAGTGGCCTTGATGCAACAGCCACTAGTGAAAATGCTGTCATTGCTGCGGCCCTGGTGCCTGTGCGTGCGCTCAGTCAACTGGGTGGGCTATTAACAGGTAATAGACCCGATGGTTCAGCAACGCTGGACTCAGCGTTTAATGTATCTACAGGAGTTGCAACCCTTGATGAGGCAAGTTTAACGTCCAATGCATACGCTGGAGAATTTACGGGCACGATTGATCTGCCGAGATGGACAATTGATGCCCAAGGCCGGATCAGACTGCAATCTAACACGCTTGCAAAATTGACTAATAATAGAGTGCAATTACCGGCCCTGATTCCAATTGAGGTTTTTGGTTCGTTAGACGCGCCAAACGTCAGGCTCAATGCGGGTGGTGGCTTAATCGCCAACTGAATCTGAGACAGCGTTAGCAGCAGTCTGTGTTCCGTTTTGCAGAGTTTTAAGGACGTGCAGTCTTAAAGCGCTTGATAAACCACCTGTTCTTTCTTTGTCGATTTTGGCCACTAAGTCGGGGAGGGAGCAGCGCTCGCCCTGCGCAACCTGTTTTAACGCTTCCCAAAATTCCTCTTCCAGAGAAATGCTGGTGGGATGACCTGCAATGTTGATGGAGCGCTTCAGAATGAGACTCATTCTGATGGACCTTTGGGGCCTAGCATGAGTTTAGGGTCGACAAATTTGTCGAAATCTTCGTTAGATATGTATCCGCTCTTTGTCGCGGCCTGCCTTAAAGTAAGCCCTTCTGCATGCGCCTGTTTCGCAATATCCGCTGCTCTATCATATCCAATATGCGGCGCCAGAGCAGTCACCAGCATCAAAGAGTTCTCCACGTGGGCGGCGATCTCTTTTGAGTTTGGTTGAAGTCCTTCAATGCATCGTTCTGAAAAACTGCTGCAGGCATCACCCAATAGCCGTATCGATTGTAGCAGGGCAGACGCCATTACAGGTTTAAAGACATTCAATTCCAAATGACCGTGCGAACCGGCGACCGTGATTGTCGTGTGATTGCCCATCACTTGTGCACAGACCATAGTTATGGCTTCGCATTGGGTGGGGTTGACCTTGCCCGGCATAATTGAGGACCCTGGCTCGTTTGCGGGCAAGTTCAATTCATTAAGGCCAGCGCGTGGACCGGAGGCCAAGAGCCGAATGTCATTGGCAATTTTCATTAATGACACGGCAATCGTGTTAAGACTTCCAGACATTTCAACCAGCGCATCATGGGCGGCTAGTCCCTCAAAAAAGTTTTCCGCAGATTTAAACGGATGCTGCGTCAATCGGTTTAACTCATCACAGAAGGACTTGCTGAAACCCACTCTGGTATTTAAACCCGTTCCAACTGCAGTGCCGCCTTGAGCAATGGCGTATAAGCGCGGCAAAGAGTTTTGAACACGGTCTAGGCCAAAGCTGACCTGCGTCGCATACCCCGAAAATTCCTGGCCCAAAGTGAGTGGTGTTGCGTCTTGTAAATGAGTGCGACCGATTTTCACGATGTCTGCAAAGGCATCCGCTTTGATTGAGAGTGAGTCTTGAAGGCATTTCAGTCCGGGGAGTAGTCGTTCATGTGTCTCAATGACAGCGGCAATATGCATGACTGTGGGAAAGGTGTCGTTGGAGGATTGGCCTTTATTAACATGGTCATTCGGATGAACCGGCGATTTACTTCCGCGTGCGTGACCAAGGATTTCATTGGCGCGATTGGCGATCACCTCGTTCGCATTCATATTTGTTTGCGTGCCTGAGCCCGTTTGCCATACCACCAATGGAAATTCATCATCGTGTTCCCCATTTGCCACTTCCGAGGCCGCCTTTGCGATGGCATCTGCAATCTCATCCGATAATTCAGAGAGGGTTTTGTTGGCTATTGCCGCAGATTTTTTTTGAATCCCGAAAGCACGGATAATGCTGAGTGGCATGCGATCTGTGCCAATGGGGAAATTTTCTATGCTGCGCTGTGTTTGCGCCCCCCACAGCCTGTCAGCAGGAACTTCAATAGCGCCGAGACTGTCGGTTTCTGTACGGGTCTCAAGCATGTCTGCGAATCCTCATTAAGATAAGGTTTTGAGAAAACGTTCTACAGCATCAACGGCTTCGTTCCACGACTGTTCCTGCGTCCGCCCAGATTTCTTACGCGGCTTTAAGGAATGATCACCGTCTTCCGACCAGTAAAAGGTAATTGCGCTTGATAAAGCTAGAGCAGAGACAGTGTCATATGCCCCCATGGCGTCGCGGGTACCTTGGCATATGAGCGTCGGCGTTTGGAGTGTTTTAAGGTGTTCTATGCGTGGCTTATCGGCCCGGCCCATGCCATAAAATGGATAGCCTAACGCCACGACGCCGCGCACATTAGCAGAGTCAGCAATCATGGTCGCCATACGCCCTCCCATGGACTTGCCTCCGATGATCAATGACTCGGCTCCAAGATGATTAATAACGATCTGCCATGTCTCGAAGAGTTTCGGTTGTCGATCTGGCGGGCGTTTCTTTCCAGTTGCACGCCGGTCAGCCATGTAAGGAAATTCGAAACGCACGCAGCGGTGACCATTTTGTGCAATACTTTCCGCGAACACATTCATGAACTCGGAGTCCATGGGCGCACCTGCGCCGTGCGCGAGTGCAATTGTTAGCGGCGCTGACCCTGGCCCATCAACGAGAAGGTCGGGGAGAGTCACAGCTCAGATGTTAACGAAGAAGTCATTGCCTTTGTCGTCACAAATGATAAAGGCTGGAAAGTTCTCAACTTCAATGCGCCATATGGCTTCCATGCCAAGTTCTGGGTATTCAAGCACTTCCACTTTTTTGATTGATTCTTGCGCCAATCTGGCCGCAGCGCCACCGATAGAGCCGAGATAGAAGCCCCCATGTGTTTTGCAGGCTTCAGTCACTTGCTTGGACCGGTTTCCTTTGGCCAGCATGACCATTGAGCCACCGTTGGCTTGTAACAAATCAACGTAGGAATCCATACGTCCAGCTGTTGTCGGTCCGAAAGAGCCGGACGCCATGCCGTCCGGCGTTTTCGCAGGGCCTGCATAATATACAGGATGATTCTTCATGTAGTCGGGCAGGCCACGACCTTCATCCAAACGTTCTTTCAACTTTGCATGAGCGATGTCCCGCGCAACGATCATCGGCCCGGTCAGCGACACGCGTGTTTTGATTGGGTATTTTGAAAGTTCGGCGCGAATTTCCGACATCGGTTTAGTCAAATCAATGTTGACCACATCGCCAGGAAGCTTCTCATCCTTAACGTCCGGCATGTACTGTGCCGGGTCTGCCTCAAGTTGCTCAAGGAAAACACCCTCAGGTGTTATCTTCCCTTTGATCTGGCGGTCTGCAGAACACGACACACCTATCCCAACCGGGCAAGAGGCCCCGTGGCGGGGCAGACGGATGACCCGTACATCATGACAGAAATACTTTCCGCCGAATTGCGCGCCAATGCCAAGACCGCGTGTGATTTCCAACACTTGTGCTTCGACTTCTATGTCGCGGAACGCTTGGCCGTGCTCACCACCCTCCGTCGGGAGGTCATCCAAGTACCGGGCGGAAGCCAGTTTTACAGTTTTCAAGTTGGCTTCTGCAGAGGTTCCGCCAATCACGATTGCGAGGTGATAGGGCGGGCAAGCTGCCGTTCCTAACGTTTTAATTTCTTCTTCGAAAAACTTACGAAGACCGTTAGGGTTCAGAAGGGCTTTTGTCTTCTGATAAAGGAATGTTTTGTTGGCAGAGCCACCGCCCTTCGCCATGAACAGAAATTTGTAAGCGCCGCCAGCAGTTGCGTATAAGTCGATCTGTGCGGGTAAATTATTGCCAGTATTTTTTTCCTCAAATAACGATACGGGAGAAAGTTGGGAGTACCGCAGGTTCAGTTTGGTGTAGGCGTCGACAACACCAGCCGATAAGGCTTCTGCATCATTACCTACGGTCCATATGCGCTGACCTTTTTTGCCCATGATGATTGCCGTGCCCGTATCCTGACACATCGGCAGAATCATTCCTGCGGCAATGTTGGCGTTCTTTAGGAGTTCGAGGGCGACGAACCGGTCATTCGGAGACGCTTCCGGGTCGTCCATAATGGCGCGGAGTTGAGCCAGATGCCCCGGGCGAAGGAGATGAGACACATCTCTAAACGCTTCAGCCGTGAGGCGGGTCAGAGCAGAAGGGTCAACCACCAGAATTTTTTCGCCACGGAATGTATCTGTGGAGAGTCCGTTCTCGGTCAGTTTTCGATAGGGTGTTGAATCCGTTGAAAGCGGAAATATGTCGGAGAAGGCAGCGTCAAGCATGGCCCAGCGTCCTCATCGGTTATGGTCATCACGTACTTAATGGTTTTAGTGATGAGCCTATTTCTTTCGGAATGCGTCTAATGTGACCACCTTGCCCGACTCGTCCTCGTCGGTTGCTGTCTCTTGGTCCTCAGAATCAGCAGTTTCATTGCGCGCTTTGCGATTGGCTTTGAGTTTTTGTGTCACAGCAGCGCTGTCCATCGGGGCCACGTCAAAATCGTCATCTTCATCATAGTCGTCTTCATCCATGTCTGAGGTGTCGTCGTCATCTTCAAACTCGACATGGAATTGCAAACCAAATTTAGCGTGTGGGTCAGCAAAAGCCGTGACGGCAGCGAAAGGCACGAACAGATTCTGACTAACACCACTGAAACTGAGGGTAATACTAAAAAAGTCTTCCTCTACGGTCAGATCCCAAAATTGATGCTGCAGCACAATGGTCATTTCACTGGGATGCATGGCGCGCAAGGAATCCGCAATCCTGACACCGGGGTGCGTGGTGTCGAATGTAATATAAAAATGGTGCGCCCCCGGCAGTCCTTGTGCCTTGGTAATTTCGAGGGCCTGACGGAGGACACCACGCAGGGCGTCTTCCACCATCCGTTCGTAGATCAGCGTTGTTACGGTTGGTTCAGTCACAGTCATTTCGAATCTAAAGAAGAGGTGAAAACGAATCGAACCCTATTTTGGCGGGCAAGCGGACTTGGTTCAATGGCTGGTTCAGTTTTTTTGACGTTCTTTTGGCAGTAGCGTGCTGCGACGACGAGTCGCAAGAAGTGGGGGGCTTCTGTTGCCCGGTGCCCCCCGAACCGCGCTTGCCTCAATTAAGCGGCAGCGGCGTACGCAACGTTATCGTTGGCACTTTTCAAAATGGCCCGATGTCGGTGGTACCATGCCGAGAACAGCTACTATCTTTACCACGCGCGTCGATCCTGTTTCGCCCCCAAAATCAGCCAAAACCTTATCAAAATGGCTAGGTATGGTGGAGGCGCCGGGTACTGCCCCCGGGTCCGCAGCGATTATTTCATAGCAGGTTTAGCGCCATAGTCGCCGAAGCGACATTTCTAATATAATGCGTCTTGGGCGTTTTTGCTATGCTTTGACTTATTCGACAGCCAAAGCTTGTTCTCCGCTCCAGCACGGCTATAAATTCGCTGATGCAACAATACCTTGATCTCATGCGCCATGTTCTTGAACACGGCGAAAAAAAAGAAGACCGAACCGGGACGGGTACGCATTCTGTGTTCGGCTATCAGATGCGATTCGATCTGTCCCAGGGCTTCCCAGCGGTGACGACGAAAAAACTACACCTGCGCTCAATTATTTACGAACTGCTGTGGTTTCTGCGCGGCGATACCAATATTGGCTATCTCAAAGATCACAAAGTTTCGATTTGGGATGAGTGGGCTGATGAAAAAGGCGACCTTGGACCTGTCTACGGATATCAATGGCGCTCCTGGCCAGACCCAAAAGGGGGCACCATTGATCAGATCGACAAACTTCTAACCAGCCTCAAAAATAATCCTGACTCTCGCCGCCATATAGTGACGGCGTGGAATCCAGCAGATGTAGACTCAATGGCCCTGCCGCCGTGCCATTGTTTATTTCAGTTCTATGTCGCAAACGGGCGTCTGTCGTGCCAGTTATATCAGCGCAGTGCAGACATATTTCTGGGCGTTCCGTTTAATATTGCCTCGTACGCCCTGTTAACTCTTATGGTTGCTCAAGTCACAGGATACGAGCCCGGTGATTTTGTTCATACGTTCGGGGATGCTCACTTGTATTCAAATCACATGGAGCAGGCCAAGACCCAACTTGGAAGAACGCCTCGGCCACTGCCTGTTATGCGACTGAATCCAGATGTGACCGATTTGTTCGCCTTTGACTTCAAAGATTTTGAGCTTGTTGGCTATGACCCACATCCACACATTTCTGCACCGGTCGCGGTTTAAAGGGCAGAACGATGGTCGCGTCAAAGATTAAACTGTGCCTCATTATGGCCCGCGCCGAGAATGGGACAATCGGTGCGGACAACGCATTGCCCTGGCATATTTCAGCGGATTTGAAGAACTTCAAACAGCTGACGATGGGCAAACCTGTCGTTATGGGGCGCAAGACTTTTGAGTCCATTGGTAAACCCTTGAAGGGCCGCCCCAATATCGTGATCACCCGTCAAGCTGGATGGTCTGCGACCGGGGTCATTGTTTGCAATGAAATTAAAGAAGCAGTGCAAAAAGCCAAAACGCAGGCGGCAACGGATAGCGTTGATGAAGTCATGGTCATCGGCGGCGCTGAAATTTATGCGCGCCTCATAAACGAAGCCGATCGCCTTTATCTCACAGAAGTGCATCGACAGTTCGATGGGGATGCGTGGTTTATGGCACCCGACAAAACCCAGTGGAAAGAAATTTCCCGTGAGCGTTTTGCACCTGATGACGAGGGTGGCCCATCATATAGTTTTGTAGTGCTAGACCGCCGGGCCAACACTTAAATACGTTGCTGTTAGCTATCCCATTGAGATATTTGGGGCTGCTCTGTTGGGGTTCTTTGTTAGCTTTTCCGATAGTTTTACAGCAATATCGAGGTAAGCTTTGCTGTAAGCGCTTTCTGGCTCAGAAACGACAATAGGGGTGCCTTCATCGGAAGTTTCCCGGATGCGAATATCTAGAGGAATTTCGCCAAGCACATCTGCATTCAGCTCAGCTGCTGCCTTTTTTGCGCCGCCAGAACTGAAAATATCGTCACGATGCCCACACGAGGGGCAGATGTAATGGCTCATGTTTTCGATAACGCCAAGGATCGGGACCTCGACGCGTTTAAACATGTTGAGGCCCTTGCGGGCATCTAACAGTGCTATATCCTGGGGCGTTGATACAATAACGGCTCCTGACAAAGGCACGCGCTGGGACATTGTCAGTTGGGTGTCGCCGGTGCCCGGCGGCATATCGATGATCATGACGTCGATGTCACCCCATTCCACATCTTTAAGCATTTGTTCCAGGGCACCCATGACCATAGGGCCGCGCCATATGATCGGATCATCCTCTGCGACCATGAAGCCAATCGACATGACTTTCACGCCATGATTCTCAAGTGGGTAGACTTTGCGTCCGTCTGAATGCGGCTTTTTACCAGACAATCCCATCATGCGTGGCATCGAGGGGCCAAAGATATCCGCATCAAACAAGGCGACGCGTTTACCTAATTTGACTAGCGCCACAGCTAGATTGGCTGCTGTTGTTGATTTGCCAACACCGCCTTTTCCGGACGCTACCGCCACAATGGCGGCGATGCCAGGCAGTTCCAAACGATCCCGACCACTTCCGCTCTTGGCTTGAGGAGTTTTGCTGGCCGGTTTTTCCGCTGTTAACACGACTGTTGCAGAAATAACGCCTGGTAAATCGTGAACGGCTTTTTCTGCGTTAGCCCTTACAGGTTCCAGTTTGGGACCAAGATCTGGAGGTACCTGCAGGCTAAAGGCCACGTGTCCTTCTTTAATCACAATGTCTTGAACCCAGCCCCGCGCAACTACATCCAAACCGCCTGTACCTGAGTCCACAGCGCTAAGGGCTTCAATAATTTGATCTTTTGTCACGTCTGGCACCCTTGAAACCTCCAATTTATCAACCGATATGTACTTTTGTGGTCTAGACTCATCAAGACCAGTCCGGGGCTCGCGTTGCGCCTCCCCGGCACATGTCATATAAGGCCGTAGCACTTGATTTTCGGTCGCCAATGATATGGCAGACCAATGACAGGAAGGGATACTCCAGTGTTCTGGAAACAACAAGGTAGCGGCCCATGGGGCGGTGGCGGATCAGGCGGCCCCTGGGGCGGCAAGGGCGGCAAAGGCGGTCGCGGAGGAAATGGCGGCGGTGACGGGGGAAGTTCCTGGGGCGGCGGTCAACCGCCACCGGATTTGGAAGAGCTACTCAAGCGCAGCCAAGATCGGGTAAAGCAATTCATACCGGGCGGTATGGGCTCATCACGCGGTATATTGATCGTGATTGCTGCTGTCCTGGTTATCTGGGGTGCAAGCGGTTTCTATCGGGTGCAACCAGATGAACAAGGTGTTGAACTTTTATTCGGCAGTTATGTCAAAACCACTCAACCCGGCTTAAATTATTGGTTTCCAGGCCCAGTCGGTGAGGTGCAGACGCCGAAAGTGACTTTGACCAACCAAATCACCATTGGGTTTAGAGGTGTTCCTAACACAACCAACCTGCGCGATGTGCCAGCCGAGAGCCTCATGCTTACAGGTGATGAGAACATCGTTGATGTTGACTTTGTGGTGCAGTGGCGCATTCGA
Proteins encoded in this region:
- a CDS encoding AsmA family protein, with translation MKRFGAITFGVVILLLVGVLITPSFIDWTPYRKIFESRISAITGREVTVEGDLSFSFLPRPALNMKAVRIGSIDGATSSDFAIAEVVNVNLAFRPLLVGGIQFTSVALVRPLIFAEVLPDGRNTWTLNASSSVSIDGAHLSESKTSFNLRIDSLTVIDGELIYNNATDDPIYAVSGFNADITAESITGPYAANGEARVIGIDWSFQAAVGAVNSNGLRSVAVDLDTPKGSIQSRFSGQMMPSSGMSSVSGRLALSGTNVTEGLASFGIAVGDSLTRALSRPYELAAKVDVTESSARVSNIELRSGEVRLSGAGEAKWDESHHIELSLKASRLDLESWLTCGLDRIVDTPFFDFDAATTANTLAEGEVSYVLPRTLSARLDFGVDLIEWNDQVMRNGLISVSLQDGELAIKNARLDLPGNSQLSFSGSLRNHQDGVFFDLKAVGQSRNARSLLSWLEFDLPEGLASSGRMNALSFESQIIGTPSDIKLKNIQAVLDTMRLTGTANLARAERVQLGLDINVNQLDLDSYAPGFSDRLFSKADRAEDIELVSTTQPKDKISTLISTFPIDVSITASLGSVVVAGKSVEGMLLSANTTSNGVLVKNFSLSNFAGASLQGAGLIKSISPVFSVEDFKVQAKTNDFYRLVRALNANVPIVPLLSASIDLQGEITGTPSSLSLNAEGRAGDLVVKASGTLSDVFSGFDQGLSFEIKASADHPSYSSFLSGLNLDRNDDSIIAEASSLSVNAEGGDSLITLNSLLLNVGVNGVEGNAIVDLSGVQPQVTGSLHVLDLNVDDVIPKDSTARLMRSSLARGISNSGDVSGRWSSAPIDLSLISKFDGSLNLTAKSLSGWGVLIENLEAPITLQDSTLSITKWSGDLFGGPSNGDLTITVGETHQIQTRLDVVDAELNQNTDDSASSGSMSFSGKFSSSGQSQQELVSNLSGGGVLTMSGLDATATSENAVIAAALVPVRALSQLGGLLTGNRPDGSATLDSAFNVSTGVATLDEASLTSNAYAGEFTGTIDLPRWTIDAQGRIRLQSNTLAKLTNNRVQLPALIPIEVFGSLDAPNVRLNAGGGLIAN
- a CDS encoding ribbon-helix-helix domain-containing protein is translated as MSLILKRSINIAGHPTSISLEEEFWEALKQVAQGERCSLPDLVAKIDKERTGGLSSALRLHVLKTLQNGTQTAANAVSDSVGD
- the fumC gene encoding class II fumarate hydratase encodes the protein MLETRTETDSLGAIEVPADRLWGAQTQRSIENFPIGTDRMPLSIIRAFGIQKKSAAIANKTLSELSDEIADAIAKAASEVANGEHDDEFPLVVWQTGSGTQTNMNANEVIANRANEILGHARGSKSPVHPNDHVNKGQSSNDTFPTVMHIAAVIETHERLLPGLKCLQDSLSIKADAFADIVKIGRTHLQDATPLTLGQEFSGYATQVSFGLDRVQNSLPRLYAIAQGGTAVGTGLNTRVGFSKSFCDELNRLTQHPFKSAENFFEGLAAHDALVEMSGSLNTIAVSLMKIANDIRLLASGPRAGLNELNLPANEPGSSIMPGKVNPTQCEAITMVCAQVMGNHTTITVAGSHGHLELNVFKPVMASALLQSIRLLGDACSSFSERCIEGLQPNSKEIAAHVENSLMLVTALAPHIGYDRAADIAKQAHAEGLTLRQAATKSGYISNEDFDKFVDPKLMLGPKGPSE
- a CDS encoding alpha/beta hydrolase; this encodes MTLPDLLVDGPGSAPLTIALAHGAGAPMDSEFMNVFAESIAQNGHRCVRFEFPYMADRRATGKKRPPDRQPKLFETWQIVINHLGAESLIIGGKSMGGRMATMIADSANVRGVVALGYPFYGMGRADKPRIEHLKTLQTPTLICQGTRDAMGAYDTVSALALSSAITFYWSEDGDHSLKPRKKSGRTQEQSWNEAVDAVERFLKTLS
- a CDS encoding fumarate hydratase; protein product: MLDAAFSDIFPLSTDSTPYRKLTENGLSTDTFRGEKILVVDPSALTRLTAEAFRDVSHLLRPGHLAQLRAIMDDPEASPNDRFVALELLKNANIAAGMILPMCQDTGTAIIMGKKGQRIWTVGNDAEALSAGVVDAYTKLNLRYSQLSPVSLFEEKNTGNNLPAQIDLYATAGGAYKFLFMAKGGGSANKTFLYQKTKALLNPNGLRKFFEEEIKTLGTAACPPYHLAIVIGGTSAEANLKTVKLASARYLDDLPTEGGEHGQAFRDIEVEAQVLEITRGLGIGAQFGGKYFCHDVRVIRLPRHGASCPVGIGVSCSADRQIKGKITPEGVFLEQLEADPAQYMPDVKDEKLPGDVVNIDLTKPMSEIRAELSKYPIKTRVSLTGPMIVARDIAHAKLKERLDEGRGLPDYMKNHPVYYAGPAKTPDGMASGSFGPTTAGRMDSYVDLLQANGGSMVMLAKGNRSKQVTEACKTHGGFYLGSIGGAAARLAQESIKKVEVLEYPELGMEAIWRIEVENFPAFIICDDKGNDFFVNI
- a CDS encoding ClpXP protease specificity-enhancing factor SspB; this translates as MTVTEPTVTTLIYERMVEDALRGVLRQALEITKAQGLPGAHHFYITFDTTHPGVRIADSLRAMHPSEMTIVLQHQFWDLTVEEDFFSITLSFSGVSQNLFVPFAAVTAFADPHAKFGLQFHVEFEDDDDTSDMDEDDYDEDDDFDVAPMDSAAVTQKLKANRKARNETADSEDQETATDEDESGKVVTLDAFRKK
- a CDS encoding thymidylate synthase; amino-acid sequence: MQQYLDLMRHVLEHGEKKEDRTGTGTHSVFGYQMRFDLSQGFPAVTTKKLHLRSIIYELLWFLRGDTNIGYLKDHKVSIWDEWADEKGDLGPVYGYQWRSWPDPKGGTIDQIDKLLTSLKNNPDSRRHIVTAWNPADVDSMALPPCHCLFQFYVANGRLSCQLYQRSADIFLGVPFNIASYALLTLMVAQVTGYEPGDFVHTFGDAHLYSNHMEQAKTQLGRTPRPLPVMRLNPDVTDLFAFDFKDFELVGYDPHPHISAPVAV
- a CDS encoding dihydrofolate reductase, whose protein sequence is MVASKIKLCLIMARAENGTIGADNALPWHISADLKNFKQLTMGKPVVMGRKTFESIGKPLKGRPNIVITRQAGWSATGVIVCNEIKEAVQKAKTQAATDSVDEVMVIGGAEIYARLINEADRLYLTEVHRQFDGDAWFMAPDKTQWKEISRERFAPDDEGGPSYSFVVLDRRANT
- a CDS encoding Mrp/NBP35 family ATP-binding protein, with the protein product MPDVTKDQIIEALSAVDSGTGGLDVVARGWVQDIVIKEGHVAFSLQVPPDLGPKLEPVRANAEKAVHDLPGVISATVVLTAEKPASKTPQAKSGSGRDRLELPGIAAIVAVASGKGGVGKSTTAANLAVALVKLGKRVALFDADIFGPSMPRMMGLSGKKPHSDGRKVYPLENHGVKVMSIGFMVAEDDPIIWRGPMVMGALEQMLKDVEWGDIDVMIIDMPPGTGDTQLTMSQRVPLSGAVIVSTPQDIALLDARKGLNMFKRVEVPILGVIENMSHYICPSCGHRDDIFSSGGAKKAAAELNADVLGEIPLDIRIRETSDEGTPIVVSEPESAYSKAYLDIAVKLSEKLTKNPNRAAPNISMG